Part of the Spinacia oleracea cultivar Varoflay chromosome 5, BTI_SOV_V1, whole genome shotgun sequence genome, ACCAAAATCTCAGGGGCCGAACCATATAGGGGTCAAATTTTTACATATAATTTTGTATCAatgaaaaaacataaaataaaaaacataaaataaaaaccaAGTATATTGAGGGAGTTATAATTCAAACCTTGTACCTTCCCAAGGAGCTCTAACTTTTAAGGAAAATAATCACTTGAGATATACTAGACATGTGCTTTGTAgtgcatatttaatatttaaacataGCGGGAGCATGGCTCCCGCCAGCCCCCCTGATTCCCTTGCAAAACCGGACATATACACATGAATAACAAGAGCAACAAAACCAATGCCTTATTTCCAAAGTGATGAAGTCTAGTACATGATCCGAGAGTGATATAGTAAACGATtaagaaaattcagaaaaagtTCAACACTTGTGAAGTTTTGAGAACTAAAAGTTTCTATACTTTCAGCAAATACATAGGTGAAATCAAGTACAAAACTCAGTAATTGACATAGAATTTGTGCCATGGTAAGTAACTAATGGTAAGTAACTAGCCAACTAGGCACTTTTACAGTTTAACAAATGCGCATGCACCACCAGCAATCACATCCTCGTTGACCATGACTTCGGTGCATGCCACTAGCAAGCTGAGGCATCAGTGCATCACTGCATAATCCAGGGACTGATGAGCGTACTAGGTTAGGGTTTGTTTGGGTTAAGGTAATTCCAAGAGGAATGAGTAATCTTCaatccaaaacaaaaaaaaccttTGAACTTCTTTCTGAAGGGTTGAAGCGCGTGAAAGCTGATAACTCTACAACTTGAACTCCTTGATTTCCCACAAAAATAATCAATACCTTGCATTTTAGAAGTGAATGTTACCATTTCTGTTGATTAGCAGCATCGACCTTCCACAGCAAAAGGTTTACAATCAAGTTGCAAAGGATTATCCAAGATCATATCAGTGACCATTTCAGCTGTTCCCAAAGCCTGACAATTAAAAACATTCAGAAAAATCCTAGAATTCTATTATGTAGTACTCTTACTGCCCGTTTTGTAGCCGGTTATAAATGGTGTCAATaggaatgaatttgtatgtaaatttgtaaggaaaaccaatatccattcccatggtaatgctagttcactcaaaattatctctttttctttataagtttccattaccatttggggagtagtattaggtgggaatgcaaatttatgaagaaaaacaccaagtttgagacaaaatttcattaccatggacatcATGATGTTATTTTCTTGCCAAATAACACTAAGATTTATTCCCATTCCCACCATTCattaccggctaccaaacgggccgCTAGTACATAAAGGCAAGATTGAGGAAGAGTTTTACCATGCTAAGTCCTCCTCCTTCATGTCCACTTGCAATGAAAAGATTGGTTATACCAGGAACTGGACCAATAACTGGCTTGCCGTCAGGCACTGAAAAACGAAAAAGCATCAGTTTAAAAATCCTAATTTGCAATTTCATATGGTGACTTTTATTGTAACAATTGTTTTACTGGCAGGACTTACTGTAAGGGCGTAATCCTATTCTGACATTCATTTGTTCACTCAAGTTTTTGACAGAGAATTCTTTTAAAGAAGGGAAAAAATCTTGAGCACGTTCCCATATGCGATCAACAATGAACGTATCCAATTCAGTGTTAAATCCAGCAAACTGTCGGCTACTTCCTGAAGTTGTGGGACAACAGATGGAATAAATATAAGAACAAGACACATGATTGTGAAGGTTATAAGAAGAGAAAAAAGAATATTCGACATGCAAAGGTAGTGCAAAAAAAAGCTGAACGCTGAAACAATTACCAATAAGAAGATTCCCAGATGCATCTCTTGTTACTGTCATTGAAATAGACAAGGCTTCGTTACTATCAACCTTATCTGATGCAGATATGACGGATTTTTGATGATCAACATAGCCAGCTTCCATAAGACCATGCGTAACTCTAAGGTTATTGAAGTTCTCTAGGGCCAGCAGAAAACCCTACAAACATATAGTATTAGAAATAGTAAATACACGAACATGTAAATTAGGTCTAACATTCATGAACAAAGTTAGAATACCATTACAATTCATTTAGAAGAAACGGTAGTAGTATATTTCAAAAGCTAATTTGTAATCCACTAGATATACAATTGAAGCTGTCCGAACGGTAAAAGAGTTATGGGCATTAAAACTTAAGCTGAATTCATGCTCCAGATATTACAATTTAATATTAGGGAACAGTTAAGTACTTAGGAGTTATTTATTCATTTGCTGATATAAGTTAATCTTTCTCAATTTCTTCTATAAACTCACCTTCCGTGGCTGAATGGGAACATGTAGCACAATATCTGAATTCTGAAGTAGCTTGTCCATCAAAGATCCAGTCCAACACCCTGCTGCAATTATAGTGGCCTTTCGGCCATATAATGTGTTCTTTTGAGTTTTGATACCATCAATCTTTCCTTTTCCATTCGATCTAAAAGTAGATAGAATGTAAATGTTATTCCATCTGTATTTGTAATTCAGGCAACAGTACCAAGTTCCTAATTTTGGGAAGAAAGAGAAGACATTTGCAATTTGGTAAGACCTTATGAAACATACAGCTGGATCATGATAGAACTCCGCATATCTGCCTTGGGATAAAAAGAGCCTGTTATCCTGGAAATTAAGTTACGAACCATAACCAACcagaaaaagatttatattggTGATGGTAGCAACATCTAACAAATCCTGACCTGATCTAGGAGATGATTGCACAGACCTTTTCTATAAACGCCATTGTACGATGAGCATCTAATTGGCAATCGTCCGGCAGAAAGGCAGCACCACTTTGCTGGTTAATTGCAAGTTCAGGTTCCCTAATAGCTAGATCATTGTTTGACAAGTACTCTGCCCTAATCCCAGCCATAGATAGTTGCTGCACCCGGCtctttaattgatttaattgtgCCTCTGTTTTTCCAATTAACAAGCTTCCTACAAATACAGGCACCGATATCAGAGTATTCCAACTCTAGCATTCATCCAAAGCTTTACGCAGACAGCCAATACTAATAGCCAATATATTAAGTGATGTCACAGCATTTTTATGGAAAAGCTAGACCATTTGAAGTCCAGCAAACACTTAGGCCATGTTTGGATTAAGCCCATTAAGGTTAATCAGTAAATACAATTAAGCAGTAaaagggtaataaaagtcaaactgaGGAAAATGAAGGTGAGTAGAGGTTTTGGTTAATGTGATGAGGTGGTGGTAGAGGGAATAAGATACCGTTGCTATGAGCAAGAAGGAAGGATGAGAGGAATTATTACCCTCACAATGGGAGTAATAGTTACCCACCACCACCCTAGGATAACTATTAGTTTATTACCCTCCATATAAGGGTAATGTATTCCCCTTTCTCCCTTTTTCATCACACTTCCATTACTTCATCCCCCTTACAACCACCTTGTCTCAccttcat contains:
- the LOC110782535 gene encoding uncharacterized protein, which codes for MAGVSVQFNPNPSLNFKLQFRSSFNQRKQLFSISPPTRKIRGRNGGNLGMGAVCATHNFDVVVVGAGIIGLIIARDLLLRSNLSVAVVDAAVPCSGATGAGQGYLWMVHKTPGTEVWDLAMRSRKLWQLLADNLQDQGSDPLEALGWKKTGSLLIGKTEAQLNQLKSRVQQLSMAGIRAEYLSNNDLAIREPELAINQQSGAAFLPDDCQLDAHRTMAFIEKDNRLFLSQGRYAEFYHDPAVCFIRSNGKGKIDGIKTQKNTLYGRKATIIAAGCWTGSLMDKLLQNSDIVLHVPIQPRKGFLLALENFNNLRVTHGLMEAGYVDHQKSVISASDKVDSNEALSISMTVTRDASGNLLIGSSRQFAGFNTELDTFIVDRIWERAQDFFPSLKEFSVKNLSEQMNVRIGLRPYMPDGKPVIGPVPGITNLFIASGHEGGGLSMALGTAEMVTDMILDNPLQLDCKPFAVEGRCC